One Brevibacillus choshinensis genomic window carries:
- a CDS encoding ABC transporter permease, which yields MKKGWNVLIQYQSLIWIVLAWEVIAFMHIMPERLFPSLTKVVVVAFDLISSGMLMENLPTTLFRVFAGFGLAILVGVPLGLLMSRSAMLNDVMQPMFSLGYPIPRVALYPILVFILGLGSASKITLIFIECLFPIVLNTYYGATRVGKLYLWAGQNMGASSSQIFWRILLPATMPSIFTGLKIALPLAFIIAVLTEMIGSTVGMGYLLSYMSASLMQEKVLAGVLLITLVGYLLNLLLQFIQRKYVFWQ from the coding sequence ATGAAAAAAGGATGGAATGTCCTCATCCAATACCAATCGCTCATCTGGATCGTCTTGGCCTGGGAAGTGATCGCATTCATGCATATCATGCCGGAGCGTCTCTTCCCGTCGCTGACTAAGGTGGTCGTGGTCGCATTCGATCTGATTTCGTCCGGGATGCTCATGGAAAACCTGCCGACGACACTTTTCAGGGTCTTTGCCGGATTTGGCCTGGCGATCCTTGTCGGAGTGCCTCTCGGGCTTTTGATGAGCCGCTCGGCTATGCTCAATGATGTGATGCAGCCGATGTTTTCCCTCGGCTATCCGATCCCGCGCGTGGCACTGTACCCGATTCTCGTATTCATTCTGGGACTGGGCTCAGCTTCGAAAATCACCTTGATCTTTATCGAGTGCCTGTTTCCGATCGTGCTCAACACCTATTATGGCGCGACCCGTGTCGGCAAGCTCTATCTGTGGGCCGGACAAAACATGGGAGCGAGCAGCAGCCAGATCTTTTGGCGCATCCTCCTACCGGCGACGATGCCTTCTATCTTTACGGGGCTGAAAATTGCCCTGCCGCTGGCGTTTATCATCGCTGTGCTGACGGAAATGATCGGCTCCACTGTCGGCATGGGCTATCTGCTCAGCTACATGTCTGCCTCGTTGATGCAGGAAAAAGTACTGGCTGGCGTTCTCCTGATTACACTGGTCGGGTATTTGCTCAATCTTCTGCTGCAGTTCATTCAGCGGAAATACGTTTTTTGGCAGTAG
- a CDS encoding ABC transporter ATP-binding protein has protein sequence MQTKTPAIDIEKLRKVYTRGKEEVTAIQEISLQIPEGKFVSIVGPSGCGKSTFLHIVGGFIPKSTGTVRIRGKEVDKPGPDRGMMFQESALFPWKNVYDNVAWGLEVQGVEKAKRDEIVEHYLKLVHLWDFRNNLPSELSGGMKQRISLARVLAFNPDVLLMDEPFGALDAQTREKMQVELQRIWQESNKSVMFVTHDIDEAVFLSDIVVVFSGRPAVIKEIIEIDFARPRQLDVHKTQEFLDIRNHIWDLLHQEHSKGGEDDF, from the coding sequence ATGCAAACCAAGACACCCGCTATCGATATCGAGAAGTTGCGCAAAGTCTATACGCGAGGAAAAGAAGAGGTCACCGCGATCCAGGAAATCAGCCTGCAGATCCCGGAAGGCAAATTCGTCAGCATCGTGGGTCCCAGCGGCTGCGGCAAAAGCACCTTTTTGCACATCGTAGGAGGCTTCATTCCCAAATCGACGGGAACGGTGCGCATTCGGGGAAAGGAAGTCGACAAGCCGGGGCCGGACCGCGGCATGATGTTTCAGGAGTCTGCTTTGTTCCCATGGAAAAACGTGTACGACAACGTCGCCTGGGGGCTCGAGGTGCAGGGAGTGGAGAAGGCAAAGCGCGACGAGATCGTGGAGCATTATTTGAAGCTCGTTCACCTGTGGGACTTCCGGAACAACCTTCCATCCGAGCTGTCCGGCGGGATGAAGCAGCGCATTTCCCTCGCTCGTGTCCTCGCTTTCAATCCGGACGTTCTGCTGATGGATGAGCCATTTGGGGCACTCGACGCACAGACGCGGGAAAAGATGCAGGTAGAGCTGCAGCGCATCTGGCAGGAGTCAAACAAGAGCGTCATGTTCGTCACGCACGACATCGACGAAGCCGTCTTTTTGAGCGATATCGTGGTCGTCTTCAGCGGTCGCCCTGCAGTCATCAAGGAGATCATCGAGATTGACTTCGCGCGCCCCCGTCAGCTCGACGTGCACAAGACACAGGAATTCCTGGACATTCGCAATCATATTTGGGACCTGCTCCATCAAGAACACAGCAAGGGCGGAGAGGATGATTTCTGA
- a CDS encoding ABC transporter permease, which yields MDKRLHKIALIEVVALLVVWQALASLQWIPEYLSSPVVIGKELWAMIVSGDLFTNAAASLYRSIIGFLLVALIGIVLGIAAGYFKPIGTFFSPIVDVLNPVPKIALLPILMVWFGISDTTRVLLIFLTAFFPCFIATQDGVHGVKQVYVWAAQNMGASRIQILWKIILPASLPKIFDGLRVSLGLTFVMMFSSEMIGSSNGLGLGFMILTADMAGRTDLMFVSIFIIAVLGFLFDRILLAVRARLLWWSENRG from the coding sequence ATGGATAAACGCTTGCACAAAATCGCCTTGATCGAAGTGGTCGCATTGCTTGTCGTCTGGCAAGCTCTTGCCTCGCTGCAGTGGATCCCGGAGTACCTTTCCAGTCCGGTGGTAATCGGGAAGGAGCTGTGGGCCATGATCGTGAGCGGCGATTTGTTCACCAATGCAGCGGCCAGCCTGTATCGTTCCATCATCGGATTTTTGCTGGTGGCACTCATCGGGATCGTGCTCGGGATCGCGGCGGGCTATTTCAAGCCGATTGGAACCTTCTTTAGCCCGATTGTGGATGTGCTCAACCCTGTACCGAAAATTGCCTTGCTTCCTATTTTAATGGTGTGGTTTGGCATCTCAGACACGACGCGCGTGCTGCTGATCTTTTTGACGGCCTTTTTCCCTTGTTTCATCGCGACGCAGGACGGCGTGCATGGAGTTAAGCAAGTTTACGTCTGGGCGGCGCAAAACATGGGTGCGAGCCGCATACAAATCTTGTGGAAGATCATTTTGCCTGCTTCCTTGCCGAAGATTTTTGACGGATTGCGCGTCTCGCTCGGTTTGACGTTTGTCATGATGTTTTCCTCGGAAATGATTGGCTCCTCCAACGGTTTGGGGCTGGGCTTCATGATCTTGACCGCAGACATGGCGGGTCGCACGGACCTGATGTTCGTCTCCATTTTCATCATTGCTGTGCTCGGCTTTTTGTTTGATCGAATTTTACTGGCTGTCCGCGCGCGCTTGCTCTGGTGGTCGGAGAACAGGGGGTAG
- a CDS encoding YezD family protein translates to MAKKREALDDQVRERIARALEDLEYGSIHIVVHDSQVVQIERTEKYRLPPEKAESKNVSVRASK, encoded by the coding sequence ATGGCAAAAAAGCGGGAAGCGCTGGATGATCAGGTGAGGGAGCGGATCGCGAGGGCGCTGGAAGATTTGGAGTACGGCTCCATACACATCGTGGTTCACGATTCTCAGGTGGTTCAGATTGAGCGGACAGAGAAGTATCGGCTGCCTCCTGAAAAAGCAGAGAGCAAAAACGTTTCTGTGCGCGCGAGCAAGTAA
- a CDS encoding peptide ABC transporter substrate-binding protein — protein MKRSVAIMSVLVLLTGLFAGCSNNSASPSPSSPSSSPQAEQKQTAPQILRINAAEPETLDSGMSNDVISGAFIRSLYDSLVRLDKDGKPVQSVASDIKISDDKKVYTFTLRDTKWSNGDPVTANDFAFAWMRVLDPKTASGSAYKYYPIKNARAYYQGKAKAQDVGIKVMDDKTLEVTLENPTPYFLTLATFYYPVNQKVVEGNKDWAKKVQSIVTNGPFKLANWEHKNKIELVKNDQYWDKEVVKLDKIDFSMIEDTNTELEMFNNGDLDWAGGPISALPADAIGPLRDEGKLETMARATNYYLLFQTEKPPFTNEKIRKAFSYAINRKDIADNIGQAGQTPLMGFVPLSASLKADGYFKDNDTETAKQLLAEGMKELGISQLPEITYLYNTSDLNKKIAEALQAQWKTVLGVDVKLTNKELKVMFDDQEHGNYMISRSGWTGDYNDSVNFLELLMEKNSSNNSTLWHSEKYVDLVQKAYAEPDESKRNQHLMEAETILMNEMPVTGIYSSVNSWVQSDKLKGITVDPLGYIDFKWGYMEQ, from the coding sequence ATGAAACGATCAGTTGCCATCATGAGCGTGCTCGTTCTGCTGACAGGACTGTTTGCAGGGTGCAGCAACAACAGCGCAAGCCCGTCCCCATCATCCCCATCGAGTTCTCCACAGGCGGAACAAAAGCAGACTGCTCCGCAAATTTTGCGCATCAATGCGGCGGAGCCTGAGACGCTGGATTCCGGCATGTCCAATGACGTGATCTCGGGTGCCTTTATCCGTTCGCTCTACGATTCCTTGGTGCGCCTGGACAAGGATGGCAAGCCGGTACAATCCGTTGCGTCCGATATCAAAATCTCCGATGACAAAAAGGTCTATACGTTTACCCTGCGCGATACGAAATGGAGCAATGGCGATCCTGTGACGGCAAACGATTTTGCTTTTGCCTGGATGCGCGTGCTCGATCCGAAGACGGCAAGCGGCTCCGCCTATAAATACTACCCGATCAAAAATGCCCGTGCGTATTACCAGGGGAAGGCCAAAGCGCAGGATGTAGGGATCAAGGTCATGGATGACAAGACGCTGGAGGTCACGTTGGAGAATCCGACTCCGTACTTCCTTACGTTGGCGACCTTCTACTATCCGGTCAATCAAAAGGTCGTCGAAGGAAACAAAGACTGGGCGAAAAAGGTACAGAGCATTGTCACCAACGGCCCTTTCAAGCTCGCAAACTGGGAGCATAAAAACAAAATCGAGCTCGTGAAAAATGACCAATACTGGGACAAAGAAGTCGTGAAGCTCGATAAGATCGACTTCTCCATGATCGAGGATACCAACACGGAGCTCGAGATGTTCAACAATGGCGATCTGGATTGGGCGGGCGGTCCGATCAGTGCGCTGCCGGCTGACGCCATTGGGCCGCTGCGTGACGAAGGCAAGCTGGAAACGATGGCTCGCGCGACGAATTACTACCTGTTGTTCCAGACGGAGAAACCGCCATTCACGAACGAAAAGATCCGCAAGGCGTTTTCCTACGCGATTAATCGCAAGGACATCGCGGACAACATCGGACAAGCAGGTCAGACTCCGCTGATGGGCTTCGTCCCGCTGTCAGCCTCGCTAAAAGCGGATGGCTACTTCAAGGATAATGACACGGAGACGGCGAAACAGTTATTGGCAGAAGGCATGAAGGAACTGGGAATTTCCCAGCTGCCTGAAATTACGTACCTGTACAACACTTCGGACCTGAACAAAAAGATTGCGGAAGCCCTGCAAGCGCAGTGGAAGACAGTGCTTGGCGTAGATGTGAAGCTGACGAACAAGGAACTCAAAGTCATGTTTGACGATCAGGAGCATGGAAACTACATGATTTCCCGATCCGGCTGGACGGGTGACTACAACGACTCTGTCAACTTCCTGGAGCTGCTGATGGAAAAGAACAGCTCCAACAACTCCACTCTCTGGCATAGCGAGAAGTACGTAGATCTGGTCCAAAAAGCGTACGCAGAACCGGATGAGAGCAAGCGCAATCAGCACTTGATGGAAGCGGAGACGATTCTGATGAATGAAATGCCTGTCACGGGTATTTACAGCAGCGTCAACTCCTGGGTGCAAAGCGACAAGCTGAAAGGCATCACCGTAGACCCATTGGGTTATATCGATTTCAAATGGGGCTATATGGAGCAATAG
- a CDS encoding serine hydrolase: MSQWIPAFEAFATTLLANAKAPGAAIGVMREGEWLYQGTFGHRDREQELPLSMDTVFGIASVTKSFTCVAIMQLQEAGRLSVHDPVVAYLPELTIGEEAWRQKMTIHHFMTHTPGMPPLPFLDGAMKRSLERDPAIQGTESELELQKLPYLDTYEDVLAAISGFDGGALGDPGEVFSYNNDAYGLLGAIIERVSGQSYESYVTEHILQPLGMNRTVFDVQDLDEQDDVTILYTNKKMEGVDQVIAAPMWHDAPAMRAAGFLKSTVRDLLTYLGVFCTNVPTQGAQILSPESIQLMKGTYARCDGYRSYGYGLMISPAFPDGLLIEHGGSLKGISSHIFALPDTGLTGVVLANLDGVPVRELMIGLLHSIASREATAPLYPIESISLTEDQQADYIGRFESQEWLNATISQKEGQLFVEVDGLSYPLTPVEKDSFVFKRGNSIVWIDFFRSASGEVERMSYALRQLQKVKAQAAVE, encoded by the coding sequence GTGAGCCAGTGGATACCGGCATTTGAGGCATTTGCAACGACCTTGCTTGCGAACGCAAAAGCTCCTGGGGCCGCAATCGGCGTGATGCGTGAGGGAGAATGGCTGTATCAAGGAACCTTTGGGCATCGGGATCGCGAGCAGGAGCTTCCGCTTTCCATGGATACGGTTTTTGGCATCGCATCTGTGACCAAATCGTTTACGTGCGTCGCAATTATGCAGCTGCAAGAGGCAGGCAGGCTGTCTGTCCATGATCCTGTCGTGGCTTACCTGCCGGAGCTTACGATCGGGGAAGAGGCCTGGAGACAAAAGATGACGATTCATCATTTCATGACGCATACGCCGGGGATGCCGCCCTTGCCATTTCTGGACGGTGCCATGAAGCGCAGCTTGGAGCGAGATCCAGCCATCCAGGGAACGGAGTCAGAGCTGGAATTGCAGAAGCTTCCTTATCTCGATACGTACGAAGACGTGCTGGCAGCCATCTCCGGATTTGACGGGGGGGCGCTGGGGGACCCGGGAGAGGTGTTCAGCTACAACAACGATGCGTACGGCTTGCTCGGTGCCATCATCGAGCGGGTGAGCGGCCAATCCTATGAAAGCTACGTCACCGAGCATATCTTGCAGCCGCTGGGAATGAATCGCACTGTGTTTGACGTGCAGGATCTGGACGAGCAAGATGATGTGACCATCTTGTACACGAACAAAAAGATGGAGGGCGTCGACCAGGTGATTGCGGCCCCTATGTGGCATGACGCTCCGGCTATGCGAGCAGCGGGCTTTCTCAAATCGACCGTCCGTGACCTATTGACCTATCTGGGGGTCTTCTGCACCAATGTCCCAACGCAGGGGGCACAGATTTTGTCACCCGAGAGCATTCAGCTTATGAAGGGAACCTACGCGAGATGTGACGGCTATCGCTCCTACGGTTATGGACTCATGATCTCCCCGGCTTTTCCCGATGGACTCCTCATCGAGCACGGAGGATCGCTAAAGGGGATCAGCTCACACATCTTTGCCCTGCCGGATACCGGTCTGACAGGCGTTGTTCTGGCCAATCTCGATGGCGTGCCAGTGAGAGAGCTTATGATCGGATTGCTCCATTCGATCGCTTCCCGCGAAGCCACTGCCCCCCTATACCCGATCGAGAGCATTTCACTGACAGAAGATCAGCAAGCCGACTACATCGGACGTTTTGAGTCGCAGGAATGGCTGAATGCGACCATCTCCCAGAAGGAGGGGCAGCTGTTTGTGGAGGTAGATGGACTCTCCTATCCGCTCACTCCTGTGGAAAAAGACAGCTTCGTTTTCAAGCGAGGAAACTCGATCGTGTGGATCGACTTTTTCCGATCTGCTTCAGGAGAGGTCGAGAGGATGAGCTACGCATTGAGACAGCTGCAAAAGGTCAAAGCACAGGCAGCCGTCGAATAA
- a CDS encoding cupin domain-containing protein gives MSEQNITIEEFEQKFVARLETRKLDYNALSFQEEVDPKYRRAQCRYVGTGGVATTDSNVIQAGNFTLSNMYLPVGAEGPLHLHSDVEEVFFVIKGKIVALVQLGDTVHEIPLGERDCIWSPPGYYRGVRNVGDEEAIMAVMLGAPKPQIPTYPEGSDLEAIRVERAKAKAAAAAAEQQK, from the coding sequence ATGAGTGAACAAAACATCACGATTGAAGAGTTTGAGCAAAAGTTTGTAGCCCGCCTGGAAACAAGAAAGCTTGACTACAATGCACTCTCTTTCCAAGAGGAAGTAGATCCAAAATACCGTCGTGCACAATGCCGTTATGTGGGTACTGGCGGCGTAGCTACAACGGACAGCAACGTCATCCAAGCAGGCAACTTCACCCTGAGCAACATGTACCTGCCAGTCGGTGCAGAAGGTCCTCTTCACCTGCATAGCGACGTAGAAGAAGTATTCTTCGTCATCAAAGGGAAAATCGTTGCTTTGGTACAACTGGGCGATACGGTACATGAAATCCCACTCGGCGAGCGCGATTGCATCTGGTCTCCTCCAGGCTACTACCGCGGTGTTCGCAACGTGGGTGATGAAGAAGCGATCATGGCTGTCATGCTGGGCGCTCCAAAACCACAAATCCCTACGTACCCAGAAGGCAGCGATCTGGAAGCGATCCGCGTAGAGCGCGCGAAAGCGAAAGCAGCGGCTGCAGCAGCAGAACAGCAAAAATAA
- a CDS encoding DUF2325 domain-containing protein, producing the protein MAGVLVIGGDRVGAIENRLQEKGFRHVYHVSGRKKSDVKAMIPSDTELILVFINFVNHNLCKNIKKLAKQKQVPIVFCRRSCDAIDLYEPVIS; encoded by the coding sequence ATGGCAGGCGTTCTGGTAATTGGTGGAGATCGAGTGGGGGCAATCGAAAACAGGCTGCAGGAGAAAGGCTTTCGTCACGTCTATCACGTATCGGGCAGAAAAAAATCGGATGTCAAAGCAATGATCCCGTCAGACACGGAGCTGATTCTTGTATTTATCAACTTTGTCAATCACAATCTCTGCAAAAATATCAAGAAGCTCGCCAAGCAAAAACAAGTGCCTATCGTCTTTTGCAGACGCTCCTGTGACGCAATCGACCTGTATGAGCCAGTCATTAGCTAG
- a CDS encoding alpha/beta fold hydrolase produces MPYAQVGNLQVHYRTAGEGAPLILLHGLGNNSQSWSRQLAGLKEHFQVIAWDAPGYGDSSDPDPEFRTFGELADILKGFIDSLGFEKVFLLGHSMGSTTAMEFCSKYPDYVEALILAASTRGGRTNPETNERKLKNRLHNVENLPPQELAELRTPDMFSPYAAPELIAEAKRIMSMVRPPGYRSVAYSLYHADQTEKLASIQMPTMLICGEDDKVTPVAESRIVEQGIAGSSLQLIPRAGHMCYLEQPEEFNRLVLSFLTTYGKEEAK; encoded by the coding sequence ATGCCATACGCACAAGTAGGAAACCTCCAGGTTCATTACCGGACGGCAGGAGAGGGTGCTCCGCTCATTTTGTTACACGGGTTAGGCAACAATTCGCAGTCATGGTCCCGCCAGCTCGCTGGCCTCAAAGAGCACTTTCAGGTCATCGCGTGGGATGCGCCCGGCTATGGGGACAGCTCGGATCCTGATCCGGAGTTTCGCACGTTTGGAGAGCTGGCTGATATCCTCAAAGGCTTCATTGACTCACTCGGGTTCGAGAAAGTTTTCCTGCTCGGGCATTCGATGGGGAGCACGACGGCCATGGAGTTCTGTTCGAAGTACCCGGATTACGTGGAAGCGCTGATCTTGGCAGCAAGCACTCGCGGAGGACGGACAAACCCGGAAACGAATGAACGCAAGCTCAAGAACCGCCTGCACAACGTAGAGAATCTGCCGCCGCAAGAGCTGGCTGAGCTGCGCACACCGGACATGTTCTCTCCGTACGCAGCACCCGAACTGATCGCCGAGGCGAAACGCATCATGTCGATGGTACGGCCACCCGGCTATCGCTCTGTGGCATATTCGCTCTATCACGCCGATCAAACTGAAAAGCTCGCTTCTATTCAAATGCCGACGATGCTCATCTGCGGAGAAGATGACAAGGTCACTCCTGTAGCCGAATCCCGCATCGTGGAACAAGGAATCGCGGGCTCTTCCCTACAGCTCATCCCGCGCGCAGGTCATATGTGCTATCTCGAACAACCGGAGGAGTTTAACCGCCTCGTTCTTTCTTTCCTTACGACATATGGCAAGGAGGAAGCGAAATGA
- the nadX gene encoding aspartate dehydrogenase produces MKIGIIGGGTVATFLIKSINVEHRLPGCTVDSVLLRKADVAAAWERDYGTRAFTDVEAFLSSGIDLVVEAATVEAVRDYAELVISKRKDLVIISVGALVDQKLYDRLNEICRQLGTHIHLPSGAIGGLDVIHSAMALGQLDEVSLTTRKPATSLLGRQVEAREVVFDGTATEAISRFPKNINVAIVLSLAGLGCDNTRVKIVADPEVTKNIHTIEAVGSFGKMSIQLENDPMPDNPKTSYLAALSVLSTLKKQTERISIG; encoded by the coding sequence ATGAAGATCGGTATCATCGGCGGGGGAACTGTCGCGACCTTTCTGATCAAGAGCATCAATGTGGAACATCGCTTGCCAGGCTGCACGGTAGATTCCGTCCTGCTTCGCAAAGCGGATGTCGCAGCGGCGTGGGAACGGGATTATGGGACACGGGCATTCACGGATGTGGAGGCGTTTCTTTCTTCCGGCATCGATCTCGTCGTAGAAGCGGCCACTGTGGAAGCGGTACGCGACTATGCCGAGCTCGTCATTTCCAAGCGCAAAGACCTGGTTATCATCAGTGTGGGCGCATTGGTCGACCAAAAGCTCTATGATCGTCTGAATGAAATCTGCCGCCAGCTGGGCACACACATCCACCTGCCATCCGGTGCGATCGGAGGCTTGGACGTGATTCACTCGGCTATGGCGCTGGGGCAGCTGGACGAGGTGTCGCTGACGACGCGCAAGCCGGCAACATCCTTGCTCGGACGCCAGGTGGAGGCGAGGGAAGTCGTCTTTGACGGAACGGCGACCGAAGCCATCAGCCGCTTCCCGAAAAACATCAATGTAGCCATCGTGCTGTCGCTCGCTGGACTGGGCTGTGACAACACGCGAGTAAAGATCGTAGCCGACCCGGAAGTGACGAAAAACATTCATACGATCGAAGCGGTCGGTTCTTTTGGCAAGATGAGCATCCAGCTGGAGAACGACCCGATGCCGGATAATCCAAAGACAAGCTATCTGGCGGCATTGAGTGTGCTCTCTACGCTGAAGAAGCAAACCGAGCGCATTTCGATTGGTTGA
- a CDS encoding serine hydrolase, producing MRTWQQVIDEVLIDAPGVFGVAVTHLETGEAAGNLDDQPFQLASAFKIPILVTLMRDVEEGKLRLDQRVPLVWDERVPGSGILQELDAGAALTVKDLATLMTIVSDNYATDLILNLVGLENVNAHMHELGLAQIHLRHTCWQLLNHCVGMEEPAPSPAGFAEYERREETEDYEILLDVSQGSLENNVATPSDLNRLLVMIANKEILTPASCELMIDILRRQHYNTRLPYLLPPGTKVAHKTGTVNEVVNDAGIIYLPEDKGAIAIAVLSRGIKDKQAAELTIARVARAVYDVAMGSEDK from the coding sequence ATGCGTACATGGCAGCAAGTGATTGATGAGGTATTGATCGATGCACCGGGAGTGTTCGGGGTGGCGGTCACTCATTTGGAGACGGGAGAAGCAGCGGGCAACCTCGATGACCAACCGTTCCAGCTCGCGAGTGCATTCAAGATCCCGATTTTGGTTACGCTGATGCGCGATGTGGAGGAAGGCAAGCTCAGGCTCGATCAGCGCGTGCCGCTCGTATGGGACGAGCGTGTTCCCGGATCGGGTATTTTGCAGGAGCTGGATGCGGGCGCAGCATTGACGGTAAAGGACTTGGCCACGCTGATGACAATCGTCAGCGACAACTACGCGACGGATCTCATTTTGAACCTGGTTGGGCTGGAAAATGTAAACGCCCATATGCACGAGCTCGGTCTTGCCCAGATCCATCTGCGGCATACCTGTTGGCAGCTGCTCAATCATTGCGTCGGCATGGAAGAGCCTGCGCCATCTCCTGCCGGCTTCGCTGAATACGAGCGCCGGGAAGAGACAGAGGATTACGAAATCTTGCTGGATGTCTCCCAGGGTTCGCTGGAGAACAACGTAGCGACTCCGTCTGACCTGAATCGTTTGCTGGTCATGATCGCAAACAAGGAGATCCTCACTCCCGCCTCCTGCGAGCTGATGATCGACATTTTGCGTCGTCAGCATTACAACACCCGTCTGCCGTATTTGCTCCCTCCAGGAACCAAAGTGGCGCACAAGACGGGGACGGTAAACGAAGTGGTCAACGACGCGGGCATCATCTATTTGCCAGAAGACAAAGGGGCCATCGCGATCGCGGTGCTGTCTCGCGGCATCAAGGACAAGCAGGCGGCGGAGCTGACGATTGCACGCGTGGCGAGAGCTGTGTATGACGTGGCGATGGGGAGCGAAGACAAGTGA
- a CDS encoding IclR family transcriptional regulator codes for MPKTEKDRYLSNSLIRGLEILKMFDASHSTLSLAEIAAKMGVSRTVPFRFLYTLQHLGYLFQDETTKRYQLTPKVMELGFAFLNTMHLPELARPYLEKLRDQTGASAHIGILDGTEVVYIARAATSTSFSTLNVMIGSRLPAHATSMGKVLLAFLSPEKRAAMLETIQLQSFTTQTKTMIEDLNAQLDEIRRNGYAVSNEEFEIGIYSVAFPIFDRDGVIMAAVNIASPTSMINESTIETQIIPAVREAAHALSGYSK; via the coding sequence ATGCCGAAAACGGAGAAAGATCGGTATCTTTCTAATTCCCTGATCCGGGGATTGGAAATTTTAAAAATGTTCGACGCTTCTCATTCCACGCTGAGTTTGGCTGAAATCGCCGCCAAAATGGGGGTAAGCCGAACCGTTCCATTCAGATTTCTCTATACGCTTCAGCATCTGGGCTACCTTTTTCAGGATGAGACGACCAAGCGCTATCAGCTGACACCCAAGGTCATGGAGTTGGGGTTTGCTTTTTTGAACACCATGCATCTTCCGGAACTGGCAAGACCGTATTTGGAAAAACTGCGGGATCAGACAGGGGCTTCCGCTCACATCGGGATATTGGATGGGACCGAGGTCGTCTACATAGCGCGGGCTGCTACCTCTACCAGCTTTTCTACGCTGAATGTCATGATCGGCTCTCGCTTGCCAGCCCATGCGACCTCGATGGGGAAGGTGCTCCTTGCTTTCTTGTCCCCCGAAAAGCGTGCGGCGATGCTGGAGACGATCCAATTGCAATCGTTTACCACACAGACGAAAACGATGATCGAGGATTTGAATGCGCAGCTGGATGAGATCCGCCGCAACGGCTATGCCGTCAGCAACGAGGAATTCGAGATTGGCATTTATTCCGTGGCATTCCCGATTTTCGACCGGGATGGAGTCATTATGGCAGCCGTCAATATCGCTTCCCCGACGAGCATGATCAACGAGAGCACGATCGAAACGCAAATCATCCCGGCAGTGCGTGAGGCCGCCCATGCGCTTTCCGGTTATTCCAAGTAA